A DNA window from Ctenopharyngodon idella isolate HZGC_01 chromosome 10, HZGC01, whole genome shotgun sequence contains the following coding sequences:
- the rpl36 gene encoding 60S ribosomal protein L36 encodes MAIRYPMAVGLNKGHPVTKNVTKPKHSRRRGRLTKHTKFVRDMIREVCGFAPYERRAMELLKVSKDKRALKFIKKRVGTHIRAKRKREELSNILAAMRKAAAKKE; translated from the exons ATGGCCATCAGGTATCCTATGGCGGTTGGCCTTAACAAAGGCCATCCAGTGACCAAAAACGTTACGAAGCCCAAGCACAGCCGCAGGAGAGGG CGTCTGACCAAGCACACCAAGTTTGTGCGCGACATGATCCGTGAGGTGTGCGGTTTCGCGCCCTACGAGAGGCGTGCCATGGAGTTGCTGAAGGTGTCCAAGGACAAACGTGCCCTCAAGTTCATCAAGAAAAGG GTGGGAACTCACATCCGCGCCAAGAGAAAGAGGGAAGAGCTCAGCAACATTCTGGCTGCCATGAGGAAAGCTGCTGCCAAGAAGGAGTAG
- the lmnb2 gene encoding lamin-B2, translating to MATATPSRESGRTSAAQTPLSPTRISRLQEKEELRALNDRLAVYIDRVRSLELENDRLLVKVSEKEEVTTREVSGIKSLYEAELADARRVLDETARERARLQIDLGKANSDLEEVTRNYKKKDGDLALALARIKELEAQYNKNEAALNTAFSENSSLSAELADLKAQLAKAEDAHGVAKKQLEKETLMRVDLENRCQSLSEELEFRKSMFEEEVRETRRRQERRVVEVDSGTQQDYEFKLAQALQDLRRQHEEQVQIYKAELQQTFMAKLDNAKVSSDMNDKAVLTAREELQEAHMRIEGLSYQLSALQKQASAAEERIRELEGLLSSDRDKYRRQLDAKEREMAEMRERMQQQLNEYQELLDVKLALDMEINAYRKLLEGEEDRLKLSPSPSSRVTVSRTTASSTSTSSRSSRAKRKRVELEEASIVAPKVQISQEAEATGSVSVEEIDLEGKSVTLRNNSDKDQSLGSWRLKRQIGDEEEITYKFSPKFVLKAGQTVTVWSADAGVSHSPPSDLLWKSQSSWGTGEKILTFLVNSNGEEVAKRTVTKSVLEMENGDDEEGDFGDEDLFHQQGDPKTQTRECAVM from the exons ATGGCGACCGCAACCCCGAGCCGCGAGTCCGGCCGCACATCGGCCGCCCAAACGCCGCTGAGCCCCACGAGGATCTCGCGCCTGCAGGAGAAAGAAGAACTGCGCGCGCTCAATGACCGCCTGGCCGTGTACATCGACCGCGTGCGGTCGCTCGAGCTGGAGAACGACCGGCTGCTCGTCAAAGTATCCGAGAAAGAGGAAGTCACGACCAGAGAG GTGTCCGGGATTAAGTCTCTTTATGAGGCCGAGCTTGCAGACGCCCGGCGCGTTCTTGACGAAACCGCTCGTGAGAGAGCCAGACTTCAGATTGATCTGGGAAAAGCCAACTCTGATCTTGAGGAAGTCACCCGGAA CTACAAGAAGAAGGATGGAGATCTGGCTTTGGCTCTGGCTCGAATTAAGGAGCTGGAAGCGCAATACAACAAGAACGAGGCAGCTCTTAACACAGCCTTCAGCGAAAACAGCTCCTTGTCTGCTGAACTGGCCGACCTGAAGGCTCAGCTCGCCAAA GCTGAAGATGCTCATGGTGTGGCCAAGAAGCAGCTGGAGAAGGAAACACTAATGAGAGTGGACCTGGAGAACCGCTGCCAGAGTCTgtcggaggagcttgagttCAGGAAGAGCATGTTTGAGGAG GAGGTGCGCGAGACGCGCAGGCGTCAGGAGAGGCGTGTAGTGGAGGTGGACTCAGGCACGCAGCAGGACTATGAGTTCAAACTGGCGCAGGCGCTGCAGGATCTGCGTAGGCAGCATGAGGAGCAAGTGCAGATCTACAAAGCGGAGCTGCAGCAGACCTTCATGGCCAAG CTGGATAATGCCAAGGTGTCATCTGACATGAATGATAAAGCGGTGCTCACCGCGCGTGAGGAGCTGCAGGAAGCCCACATGAGGATCGAGGGCCTGAGCTATCAGCTCAGTGCCCTGCAGAAACAG GCGTCTGCCGCTGAGGAGCGCATCCGTGAGCTGGAGGGCTTGCTGTCCAGCGACAGGGACAAGTACCGCCGACAGCTGGACGCTAAGGAGCGCGAGATGGCCGAGATGAGAGAGCGCATGCAGCAGCAGCTCAACGAGTACCAGGAGCTGCTGGACGTCAAACTGGCCCTGGACATGGAGATCAACGCCTACAGGAAGCTGCTGGAGGGCGAGGAGGACAG GCTGAAGTTGTCCCCCAGCCCGTCCTCACGAGTCACGGTGTCCCGCACCACAGCGAGCAGCACTTCTACGTCTTCACGTAGCTCTCGTGCAAAGAGAAAGCGTGTGGAGCTCGAGGAAGCATCCATCGTTGCCCCGAAAGTCCAGATCAGCCAGGAGGCTGAAGCCACAGGCAGTGTCAGTGTTGAGGAAATCGACCTGGAGGGGAAATCGGTGACCCTCAGGAACAACTCTGACAAG GATCAATCTCTGGGCAGCTGGCGACTAAAGAGACAAATTGGCGATGAAGAGGAAATCACCTACAAATTCAGCCCCAAGTTTGTCCTGAAGGCCGGTCAGACAGTAACA GTGTGGAGCGCCGATGCTGGCGTGTCCCATAGTCCTCCTTCAGACCTGCTGTGGAAGAGCCAGAGCTCTTGGGGCACCGGAGAGAAGATCCTCACCTTTTTGGTCAATTCAAATGGAGAG GAAGTGGCAAAGCGAACCGTCACAAAAAGCGTGCTGGAAATGGAGAACGGTGATGATGAGGAAGGAGACTTTGGCGATGAAGATCTTTTCCATCAGCAG GGTGATCCAAAGACCCAAACCAGAGAATGCGCCGTCATGTGA
- the LOC127521897 gene encoding histamine H3 receptor-like, with product MLAVWVLAFLLYGPAIIFWELMVGESIVPEDECFAEFYCTWYFLLSASTFEFFSPFISVAFFNFSIYLNIQRRNRSRMAHVEAEKEDGWRVIDGQASSVFFVKTRKVSSSGPAAVSAVIEDDEEVSPSSSGDPSSTHSVSLTMKTTMKKRGLLSRWVRTRIIRAQEASNACAPCKSGGQARLSRDKKIAKSLAVIVCVFGVCWAPYTLLMIIRAACSGTCVEHHWYEVTFWLLWLNSAINPFLYPLCHSSFRRAFAKILCPKRQSVRPHEESPSCQ from the coding sequence ATGTTGGCGGTGTGGGTTTTGGCATTCCTCCTCTACGGTCCAGCTATCATCTTCTGGGAACTGATGGTCGGAGAAAGCATCGTTCCAGAGGACGAATGTTTCGCCGAGTTCTACTGCACCTGGTACTTCCTGCTCTCTGCGTCTACCTTCGAGTTCTTCTCACCTTTCATCTCCGTGGCCTTCTTCAACTTCAGCATCTATCTCAACATTCAGCGGCGGAACCGGAGTCGCATGGCACACGTGGAGGCTGAGAAGGAGGATGGCTGGAGGGTCATCGACGGACAGGCCTCGTCCGTCTTCTTCGTCAAAACGCGCAAGGTGTCCTCCAGCGGGCCGGCGGCTGTTTCGGCCGTGATCGAAGACGACGAGGAGGTTTCACCGTCATCCAGCGGAGATCCCAGTAGCACCCACTCCGTGTCTTTGACAATGAAGACGACCATGAAGAAACGAGGATTGTTGAGTCGTTGGGTAAGGACGCGCATAATACGAGCGCAGGAAGCATCAAATGCATGCGCCCCTTGCAAAAGCGGAGGACAAGCACGCCTCTCTCGagataagaagattgccaagtcCTTGGCAGTCATAGTGTGTGTTTTTGGGGTGTGTTGGGCACCGTACACCCTCCTTATGATCATACGGGCTGCCTGCAGTGGCACTTGTGTGGAACATCACTGGTACGAAGTCACTTTCTGGCTCCTTTGGCTCAACTCGGCCATCAACCCTTTCCTCTACCCACTTTGCCATAGTAGCTTTCGCCGGGCCTTCGCCAAGATTTTGTGCCCCAAGCGGCAGTCTGTTCGACCACATGAGGAAAGCCCTTCCTGCCAATGA